In Candidatus Binataceae bacterium, the genomic stretch GTCCGTCGAGTTTATGACGACGTGATCAGGAGGGATCGTGTGACTGAAAACGATTTTCCCAAGCAAATTCGCGATGAGGCCCGCGCCGCGTGGCATAGCTATATCGACTTCTTCGTGCCCTTTCGACCCGAATTGTTTCGCTATTGCAGGCGGCTGACTGGCGATGTTTGGGATGCGGAGGACTTGGTGCAAGAAGCTATGCTGAATGGGTTCGGTGTGTTGGGACGGGTCAATTCAGTCGCCAATCCGCGCGGATACCTGGTTCGGATCGCAACCAATCTATGGCTCGATGCTGTTCGGCGGCGCGAGGCGGCCGACCGCGCCGCCGAACGGGAGCGCAACGAGCAAGTCACTAACCAACCCAAAGCCGATCCCGCCGAGGTGCGCGAGGCCGCCGCCACGCTGATGCATGTGCTCGGGCCCCAGGAACGCGCGGCCTTCCTTCTCAAAGACGTGTTCGACATGAGCCTCGAACAGATTGCCGAGGTGCTCGCGACCTCGGTCGGAGCGGTGAAGACGGCACTGCATCGTGGCCGCAGTCGGCTCGATGCGACACCCCGGACGGCAGCTCGCCGACCGGCGCCGTCGGCGAGGCTGGTCGCTCGCTTTGTTGAGCGCCTCAACGCGGCCGACCTGCAGGGGCTCCTGGCCCTGATGCTCGATAGCGCGACGATCGACATGGTTGGCAATCTACTTGAGGTTGGCCGCAAACAGTTCGAGGCC encodes the following:
- a CDS encoding RNA polymerase sigma factor, which produces MTENDFPKQIRDEARAAWHSYIDFFVPFRPELFRYCRRLTGDVWDAEDLVQEAMLNGFGVLGRVNSVANPRGYLVRIATNLWLDAVRRREAADRAAERERNEQVTNQPKADPAEVREAAATLMHVLGPQERAAFLLKDVFDMSLEQIAEVLATSVGAVKTALHRGRSRLDATPRTAARRPAPSARLVARFVERLNAADLQGLLALMLDSATIDMVGNLLEVGRKQFEAKGSWLWQAVNVHPDMPPELRPPKFLNERIILHGEPMMLGFIVHGNAKILMAIARFEEMDGQIARIRSYNFNPEVLQEIGGELGDPVGQVPYRFPTPAPA